The Rhodocytophaga rosea genome has a segment encoding these proteins:
- a CDS encoding serine hydrolase domain-containing protein, whose translation MTLAKRNLVVYFLCILLSGNIFHSCTQSRSGHHVAVPTDSLDIINDSIRRLHNPVEAASKAYQLDTFFTSLHKKRGFNGTVLVAQHGQVIYKGAFGYGDFKTKDTLTPQSTFQLASVSKQFTAMAVMILQEKGKLSYDDEVTKFYPEFPYKGITVRHLLTHRSGLPDYTYFSGDFWPDRKQFLNNQEVIKMMAKHQPKPYYLPDKRYNYSNTGYSVLAAIVEKVSGLAFDIFMQKEVFGPLGMNRTYISTGTNWESIPNRTTGYSAGRRKIENSYLNGATGDKGVYSTVEDLYKWDRALYGSTLVKPTTLELAFTAANKEMKKENYGFGWRLKTLDCGETVVYHGGWWHGFKTYLMRNRKDQSTIIVLSNIANHSLSHLKEMHCILYPQPEVITVSAPAKADSSDVH comes from the coding sequence GTGACACTTGCTAAGCGTAATCTGGTTGTTTATTTTCTGTGCATCCTGCTCTCAGGTAATATCTTTCATTCCTGTACACAATCCCGCTCCGGCCACCATGTAGCCGTTCCTACAGATAGCCTGGACATTATTAACGATAGCATACGCCGGTTGCACAATCCGGTAGAAGCTGCCAGTAAAGCGTATCAACTGGATACTTTTTTCACGTCGTTGCATAAAAAACGAGGATTCAATGGAACCGTACTGGTCGCACAGCATGGGCAGGTTATTTACAAAGGAGCTTTTGGGTACGGAGATTTTAAAACCAAAGATACACTTACACCACAATCTACTTTTCAATTAGCTTCGGTTTCCAAACAATTCACTGCCATGGCGGTAATGATACTCCAGGAAAAAGGAAAATTGAGTTATGATGATGAAGTAACTAAATTTTATCCGGAATTTCCCTACAAAGGCATTACGGTACGCCACTTACTTACGCACCGATCAGGATTGCCTGATTACACCTATTTCAGCGGTGATTTCTGGCCTGACCGCAAGCAGTTTCTCAACAACCAGGAAGTAATTAAGATGATGGCTAAACATCAGCCCAAGCCCTATTATCTGCCTGACAAAAGATATAATTACAGCAATACTGGTTATAGTGTACTGGCTGCTATTGTAGAAAAAGTATCCGGCCTGGCTTTCGATATATTCATGCAGAAAGAAGTATTTGGACCTTTGGGCATGAACCGTACTTATATTTCAACGGGAACCAATTGGGAGAGCATACCTAACCGCACTACTGGCTATTCAGCCGGCCGCCGCAAGATAGAAAACAGCTATTTGAATGGAGCTACTGGTGATAAAGGTGTCTATTCTACCGTAGAAGACTTATATAAGTGGGACCGGGCCTTGTATGGCTCTACCCTGGTAAAACCTACTACCCTGGAACTGGCTTTTACAGCAGCCAACAAGGAAATGAAAAAAGAAAACTATGGCTTTGGCTGGCGCCTGAAAACACTGGATTGCGGAGAAACAGTAGTATATCATGGGGGCTGGTGGCATGGGTTTAAAACCTATCTGATGCGCAACCGCAAAGACCAGAGCACCATTATTGTACTAAGTAATATAGCCAATCACAGCCTGAGCCATCTCAAAGAAATGCACTGCATTTTATACCCTCAGCCAGAAGTTATC
- a CDS encoding GH92 family glycosyl hydrolase, with the protein MILCAILCITKVSFGQTQKRKMPVEYVNPLIGTAPSSTESTRMHSEAGSELKGQTYPAVGVPHGMTHWTPQTHATENKCISPYYYQDTKIQGFRGSHWMSGSCTQDYGSVTLMPMSANLRTDVHARASTFDHSKEKATPAYYSVQLDTYNILAELTAVSHAAMLRFTYNQESEPFVVIEPNSDEGEGFIEINAEKNEITGYNPVHRIYQGWSKPAGFSGYFVAVFDHPFAAYGTWNAKDSLHPGVRLAQGNKSPVGAFVRFPTEKGLVVQVKIGHSFTSLEQARKNLLASIRGWDFERVQQAAEQEWNEALEKVQVKGGSEADKVMFYTALYHTKILPRVFSDIDGTYTGFADDDLLHISRSFDYYEDFSLWDTYRAVHPLLTLLEPRRTSHMVNSLIKKAEQGSWLPIFPCWNNYTAAMIGDHATAMIGDAMMKGIGGFDTKIAYRAMRKNAFQVNTNRQSYQEGKGRRGLDSYLKYGYIPLEDSVPDAFHKREQVSRTLEYAYDDFVLAQVAKKLNEKEDYEALIKRAKNYQHVFDTTTGYVRGRYADGRWIEPFDPFAARASFITEGSPFQYTWYVPQDVQGLMQLMGGKEKFIRRLDTLFEKRYYWHGNEPGHQTVYLYAYAGVPWKTQMRVRDIIREEYSTEPGGLSGNEDCGQMSAWLVFSMMGFYPVCPGKPYYVLGSPMFEEISISVSGNRKFTIRAKGSSDTNRYIQAARLNGQPFTHTYLWHQEITKGGELVLEMGNQPNQNWGSTEADMPPSLKNEISN; encoded by the coding sequence ATGATCCTATGTGCAATTCTTTGTATAACAAAGGTGAGTTTTGGGCAAACGCAGAAAAGAAAGATGCCTGTTGAATATGTGAATCCACTGATTGGTACAGCTCCCAGTTCTACAGAAAGTACACGCATGCATAGTGAAGCTGGTTCGGAGTTAAAAGGACAAACCTATCCGGCGGTTGGCGTACCTCATGGCATGACGCACTGGACACCACAAACGCATGCCACAGAGAATAAATGTATTTCGCCGTATTACTACCAGGATACAAAAATCCAGGGTTTCCGGGGGAGCCACTGGATGAGTGGTTCCTGTACGCAGGATTATGGCAGTGTTACTCTGATGCCTATGTCAGCCAACTTACGGACAGATGTACATGCCCGTGCTTCCACTTTTGATCATAGTAAAGAAAAAGCCACTCCAGCGTATTATTCTGTACAACTCGATACCTATAACATTCTGGCTGAACTTACTGCTGTTTCACATGCAGCTATGCTCCGGTTTACCTACAACCAGGAAAGCGAGCCATTTGTAGTAATAGAGCCCAATAGCGATGAAGGCGAGGGTTTTATTGAAATTAATGCGGAAAAAAATGAGATTACCGGCTATAATCCTGTTCACCGCATTTACCAGGGCTGGAGTAAACCTGCCGGATTCAGCGGCTATTTTGTAGCCGTATTTGATCATCCTTTTGCAGCTTATGGCACCTGGAACGCCAAAGATAGCCTGCATCCTGGCGTTCGTCTGGCTCAGGGAAATAAAAGTCCTGTCGGAGCATTCGTGCGTTTTCCTACAGAAAAAGGCTTAGTAGTACAGGTAAAAATCGGCCATTCGTTTACCAGTCTGGAGCAGGCCCGTAAAAATCTGTTGGCCAGTATCCGAGGATGGGATTTTGAAAGGGTACAACAGGCAGCAGAACAGGAGTGGAATGAAGCACTCGAAAAAGTGCAGGTGAAAGGCGGTTCGGAAGCAGATAAAGTCATGTTTTATACAGCCTTGTATCATACCAAAATATTGCCCAGGGTATTCAGCGATATCGATGGAACATATACTGGTTTTGCCGATGATGATTTGTTACATATCTCAAGAAGTTTTGATTATTATGAGGATTTTTCATTATGGGATACCTACCGGGCTGTACATCCCCTGCTCACATTACTTGAGCCCAGGCGTACTTCCCACATGGTGAACTCATTAATAAAAAAAGCAGAACAAGGGAGCTGGCTTCCCATTTTTCCCTGCTGGAACAATTATACCGCTGCCATGATAGGCGACCATGCCACAGCGATGATAGGAGATGCCATGATGAAAGGAATCGGAGGATTTGATACAAAAATCGCTTACCGGGCTATGCGTAAAAATGCCTTTCAGGTAAATACCAACCGGCAATCTTATCAGGAGGGAAAAGGCCGCCGGGGATTGGATTCGTATCTGAAATATGGATATATCCCATTGGAAGATTCGGTGCCAGATGCTTTTCATAAACGGGAACAGGTTTCCCGTACCCTGGAATATGCCTATGATGATTTTGTATTGGCACAGGTGGCAAAGAAACTGAATGAAAAGGAAGATTACGAGGCGCTCATCAAACGGGCCAAAAATTACCAACATGTATTCGATACCACTACCGGATATGTTCGGGGCCGGTATGCAGATGGCCGATGGATTGAACCTTTTGATCCCTTTGCTGCCAGAGCCTCTTTTATTACGGAGGGTTCACCTTTCCAGTATACCTGGTATGTGCCGCAGGATGTACAAGGATTGATGCAACTCATGGGTGGGAAAGAGAAGTTTATTCGTAGACTTGATACTTTATTTGAAAAACGCTATTACTGGCATGGCAACGAACCTGGTCACCAAACGGTGTATCTGTATGCCTATGCCGGTGTGCCCTGGAAAACGCAAATGCGGGTTCGTGATATTATCCGGGAAGAATACTCTACAGAACCAGGTGGCCTGAGTGGCAACGAAGATTGCGGACAAATGTCAGCCTGGCTGGTATTCAGTATGATGGGGTTTTATCCTGTATGTCCCGGAAAGCCGTATTATGTGCTGGGCAGCCCAATGTTTGAAGAAATCAGTATTTCAGTTTCCGGGAACAGAAAGTTTACTATACGCGCGAAAGGAAGTTCAGATACGAACCGCTATATACAAGCTGCCAGACTAAACGGACAACCTTTCACCCATACTTATCTATGGCACCAGGAAATTACAAAAGGCGGTGAACTGGTATTAGAGATGGGTAATCAACCTAATCAAAACTGGGGAAGTACAGAAGCAGATATGCCGCCCTCATTGAAAAACGAAATCTCAAACTGA
- a CDS encoding phytoene/squalene synthase family protein has translation MSLQLYNDTAFKCSQLITQHYSTSFTLGIRTLERKFHMPIYAVYGFVRYADEIVDTFHDFNKKELLDNFKKDTYKAIQDGISLNPILNSFQLVVRQYEIEHELIEAFLKSMEMDLYFNEYNEGGYEEYIYGSAEVVGLMCLRVFCEGDKEMFERLKEPARRLGAAFQKVNFLRDIKSDYFERGRIYFPGVNFTAFNGDAKAAIEQDIQNDFDAAYEGIIRLPKGAKWGVYLAYVYYVTLFNKIKSLPASQVMQARVRVPDNQKFAILIQTYFKHKLNFM, from the coding sequence ATGTCATTACAACTGTACAACGACACTGCCTTTAAGTGTAGCCAGCTTATTACCCAGCACTATAGCACTTCATTCACGCTGGGTATCCGCACCCTGGAACGTAAATTTCATATGCCCATTTACGCCGTATATGGTTTTGTGCGCTATGCCGATGAGATTGTAGATACGTTTCATGATTTCAACAAAAAGGAATTACTGGATAATTTTAAAAAAGACACCTACAAAGCCATTCAGGATGGTATCAGCCTGAACCCTATTCTAAATTCTTTTCAACTCGTAGTACGGCAATATGAGATTGAGCATGAATTGATAGAAGCTTTCTTAAAAAGTATGGAAATGGACTTGTATTTTAATGAATACAATGAAGGCGGGTATGAGGAATATATTTACGGTTCGGCAGAAGTGGTGGGTTTGATGTGCCTAAGGGTATTTTGTGAAGGTGATAAAGAAATGTTTGAACGCTTGAAGGAACCTGCCCGACGCCTGGGGGCTGCTTTCCAGAAAGTAAATTTCCTAAGGGATATTAAAAGCGATTATTTTGAACGGGGACGTATCTATTTTCCTGGCGTTAATTTTACAGCGTTTAACGGAGATGCCAAAGCTGCCATTGAACAGGATATTCAGAATGATTTTGATGCCGCCTATGAAGGCATTATCCGGTTGCCGAAAGGAGCTAAATGGGGCGTATATCTGGCGTATGTCTATTATGTAACGCTGTTTAACAAGATCAAAAGCCTACCAGCCTCCCAGGTCATGCAAGCCAGAGTACGGGTACCAGATAACCAGAAATTTGCCATCCTGATCCAGACGTACTTTAAACATAAGCTGAATTTTATGTAA
- a CDS encoding phytoene desaturase family protein — MPKKKVIVIGSGFAGIAAATTLATQGFQVTVLEKNEGPGGRARVFQAEGFTFDMGPSWYWMPDVFESYFNRFGKSTSDYYQLIRLDPSYTVIFGENEFVDIPAELKELYALFESFEPGSSTRLQAFLEQAAYKYKVGINNLVYKPSRSLTEFIDFKLLIDVFRMDVFQSFHQHIRKFFHHEKILKLMEFPVLFLGAVPENTPALYSLMNYADISLGTWYPMGGMHKIVEGMVKLAEEKGVQFIYNADVQKIEVAQGIANKVITQNQEYEADIIVAGADYHHVEKNLLPAGSQSYTEDYWNKRIMAPSSLIFYLGINKRLQNLRHHNLFFDEDFKIHAREIYEIPRWPSRPLFYVSVPSKTDVSVAPEGCENVFILIPVAPELEDTPAIREKYYEMVMNRLEKLTGQPIRNAVIFKRSYAHQDFKADYNAFKGNAYGLANTLMQTAILKPSLKSKKVKNLYYTGQLTVPGPGVPPSLISGQVVAEEIRKEYGR; from the coding sequence ATGCCCAAAAAGAAAGTAATCGTTATTGGTTCTGGATTCGCAGGCATTGCTGCTGCAACTACACTGGCTACTCAAGGATTTCAGGTAACTGTACTGGAAAAAAACGAAGGCCCTGGAGGAAGAGCAAGAGTTTTTCAGGCGGAAGGATTTACTTTCGATATGGGTCCCAGCTGGTACTGGATGCCAGATGTATTTGAATCCTATTTTAACCGGTTTGGCAAAAGCACCTCTGATTATTACCAGCTAATCCGGCTTGATCCTTCTTATACAGTAATTTTTGGAGAAAATGAGTTTGTAGATATACCGGCTGAACTGAAGGAATTGTATGCGCTTTTTGAATCATTCGAACCTGGTAGCAGCACCAGATTACAGGCTTTTCTGGAACAGGCGGCGTATAAATATAAAGTAGGTATTAACAACCTGGTGTATAAACCCAGCCGTTCGCTCACCGAATTCATCGACTTTAAGCTACTGATTGACGTGTTCCGTATGGATGTTTTTCAATCGTTTCATCAGCATATCCGAAAGTTTTTCCACCATGAGAAAATTCTCAAGCTGATGGAGTTTCCAGTTTTATTTCTCGGCGCTGTGCCGGAGAATACGCCGGCATTATACAGCCTGATGAATTATGCAGATATTAGTTTAGGCACCTGGTACCCGATGGGGGGTATGCATAAAATTGTAGAAGGAATGGTAAAACTAGCTGAAGAGAAAGGTGTACAGTTTATCTATAATGCGGATGTACAGAAAATAGAGGTAGCACAGGGAATTGCCAATAAAGTAATCACTCAAAATCAGGAATATGAGGCAGATATTATTGTTGCCGGGGCAGATTATCACCATGTGGAAAAAAACCTGCTGCCTGCTGGTTCTCAGAGTTATACTGAAGACTACTGGAACAAACGGATAATGGCTCCCTCTTCTCTTATCTTTTACCTGGGGATTAACAAACGGCTTCAGAATCTAAGGCATCACAATCTTTTCTTCGATGAAGATTTTAAGATACATGCCCGGGAGATTTACGAAATACCCAGGTGGCCTTCCAGACCTTTGTTTTATGTGTCGGTTCCTTCCAAAACAGATGTGAGTGTAGCGCCGGAAGGATGTGAAAATGTGTTTATCCTGATTCCGGTAGCGCCCGAACTGGAAGATACGCCTGCGATCCGGGAAAAATATTATGAGATGGTGATGAATCGTCTGGAGAAACTAACCGGGCAACCCATCAGGAATGCAGTGATATTCAAGCGCAGTTACGCCCACCAGGATTTTAAAGCGGATTATAATGCTTTTAAAGGAAATGCCTATGGCCTGGCCAATACGTTGATGCAAACCGCTATACTAAAACCATCGTTAAAAAGCAAAAAGGTTAAAAACCTCTACTATACCGGACAACTTACTGTGCCAGGACCTGGCGTACCACCTTCTCTCATTTCCGGACAGGTAGTTGCTGAAGAAATACGAAAGGAATATGGCCGGTAA
- a CDS encoding RNA polymerase sigma factor, which yields MTAIEFTYSINTLTKSLKPFALRLTKDAEDANDLLQETLMKAFTNRDKFAEGTNLKAWLYTIMKNTFITNYQRLVRKKTFVDTTSNLHYINSQDSITENLAYSTFKMEDISAALKSLDEVYRMPFIMHFRGFKYHEIAEKLNIPIGTVKNRIHIARKELKDSLTQYTYSN from the coding sequence ATGACAGCAATTGAGTTCACCTATTCCATCAATACATTAACCAAGTCTCTTAAGCCTTTCGCTTTAAGATTGACAAAGGATGCCGAAGATGCCAATGATCTGTTGCAGGAAACATTGATGAAAGCTTTTACCAACCGGGACAAGTTTGCCGAAGGTACCAACCTGAAAGCATGGCTGTATACCATTATGAAGAATACCTTCATTACCAATTATCAGCGTTTGGTTCGGAAAAAAACTTTTGTAGATACAACCAGCAACCTACATTACATTAACTCGCAGGACAGCATAACAGAAAACCTGGCGTATTCCACTTTTAAAATGGAAGACATCAGTGCAGCACTCAAAAGCCTCGATGAGGTATACAGAATGCCTTTTATTATGCACTTCCGCGGATTTAAGTACCATGAAATTGCTGAGAAGCTCAATATTCCGATTGGGACCGTTAAAAACCGGATTCATATTGCCCGTAAAGAGCTTAAAGATTCGTTAACACAATATACCTATAGCAATTAA
- a CDS encoding LytR/AlgR family response regulator transcription factor, protein MKVLIIEDEAPAARRLQLLLKDVDSSLEIIATTDSIISSVQWLNTNPAPDLIFMDIQLADGLSFEIFSRTTIQAPVIFTTAYDEYSLQAFKANGIDYLLKPVEISALAESIQKLNTLKEQFTRQTERKNLESLLKTLRPEQPTYKSRFLVKIGDRLIFIPSTEIAYFMAEEKIVLIITMDNKKYIADHSLDELEPMMNPKDFFRLNRQFLAHIQSIKNINQYFNGKLKLTLQPSPVQEVLVSRERASTFKRWLDV, encoded by the coding sequence ATGAAAGTACTTATCATTGAAGACGAAGCACCTGCCGCCAGAAGATTACAATTGCTGCTCAAAGATGTTGATTCCTCTCTGGAAATTATAGCTACTACAGATAGTATTATTTCTTCTGTACAATGGCTGAATACAAATCCGGCTCCAGACCTCATTTTTATGGATATTCAACTGGCCGATGGGCTGAGTTTTGAGATTTTCTCCCGCACCACCATACAAGCACCTGTTATATTTACGACAGCTTATGATGAGTATTCCTTACAAGCTTTTAAGGCTAATGGTATTGATTATCTACTCAAACCGGTAGAAATCTCCGCCTTAGCCGAAAGTATACAGAAGTTGAATACATTAAAAGAACAATTTACCCGTCAAACAGAACGGAAAAATTTAGAAAGCCTGCTGAAAACCCTCCGGCCAGAACAACCTACTTATAAGTCCAGGTTTCTGGTAAAAATAGGCGATCGACTTATATTCATTCCATCTACAGAGATTGCCTATTTTATGGCCGAAGAGAAAATTGTACTCATTATTACGATGGATAACAAAAAATATATTGCCGACCATTCTCTCGATGAACTCGAACCAATGATGAATCCGAAAGATTTTTTTCGGCTCAACCGCCAGTTTCTGGCACATATCCAGTCTATAAAAAACATCAACCAGTATTTCAATGGTAAACTTAAACTCACCTTACAGCCTTCTCCTGTACAGGAAGTATTGGTAAGCCGGGAACGGGCAAGCACATTTAAAAGATGGCTTGATGTTTAA
- a CDS encoding amidohydrolase family protein, translating to MKIDAHQHFWKYTPQEYGWISEEMSVIRRDFLPPDLQPELKKAGFDGSVAVQAPQTEEETHFLLDLADHYSFIKGVVGWIDLQAANVEERLSVFARHPKLCGIRHVVQAEPDDHFLLKPAFKKGVSLLEKFKLTYDILIYPKQLPAAIEFVATFPRQKFVLDHIAKPFIKDHITEPWDTNIRRLAAHENVYCKLSGMVTEANWKQWKKSDFTPYLETVLEAFGPNRLMIGSDWPVCKVAGEYSQVMQLVQEFISTLSTDEQARILGRNAIGFYGLKV from the coding sequence ATGAAAATAGATGCACATCAGCACTTCTGGAAATATACACCACAGGAATACGGATGGATTTCTGAAGAAATGTCTGTTATCCGGCGGGATTTTTTGCCGCCAGATCTGCAACCAGAACTGAAGAAAGCCGGATTTGACGGAAGTGTGGCCGTACAGGCTCCACAAACTGAAGAGGAAACCCATTTTTTATTGGATCTGGCCGATCATTATTCTTTTATCAAAGGAGTAGTGGGCTGGATAGATTTGCAGGCAGCAAATGTGGAAGAACGATTGTCGGTATTTGCCAGGCATCCCAAACTTTGTGGCATCCGCCATGTGGTACAAGCAGAACCAGATGACCATTTTTTACTAAAACCTGCATTCAAAAAAGGAGTGAGTTTACTTGAAAAATTTAAGCTTACCTACGATATTCTCATCTATCCTAAACAACTCCCTGCTGCCATTGAGTTTGTTGCTACTTTTCCCAGACAGAAATTCGTACTTGATCATATTGCCAAACCATTTATAAAAGATCATATCACTGAGCCATGGGATACAAACATCCGCAGGCTGGCCGCACATGAAAATGTATATTGTAAACTCTCGGGCATGGTAACGGAGGCAAACTGGAAGCAATGGAAGAAAAGCGATTTTACACCCTATCTGGAAACTGTACTGGAAGCTTTTGGTCCCAACCGGCTCATGATTGGTTCCGACTGGCCGGTTTGTAAAGTAGCCGGCGAATATTCACAAGTGATGCAGTTGGTGCAGGAATTTATTTCTACTTTATCCACAGACGAGCAAGCCCGGATACTGGGCCGTAATGCCATCGGGTTTTATGGATTGAAAGTATAG
- a CDS encoding L-rhamnose mutarotase yields MKQFAKTILLKNDPNLIATYLHYHNHIWLEVVQSFRKVGVEDIRIWMIGRRLFMLMTTTDAFDPNTDFDKYLSLHPKNEEWEELMKTFQEKAPEAKPDEHWADMELIFQMPH; encoded by the coding sequence ATGAAGCAATTTGCTAAAACTATCCTGCTTAAAAACGATCCCAATTTGATCGCCACCTATCTGCATTATCATAACCATATCTGGCTGGAAGTAGTACAATCATTCCGGAAGGTAGGGGTAGAAGATATCAGAATATGGATGATTGGCAGAAGACTATTTATGCTGATGACCACCACGGATGCTTTTGATCCGAATACGGACTTTGACAAATATTTAAGTTTACATCCCAAAAACGAGGAATGGGAAGAGTTGATGAAAACTTTCCAGGAGAAGGCGCCGGAAGCCAAACCAGATGAACACTGGGCAGATATGGAACTGATTTTTCAAATGCCACATTAA
- a CDS encoding fumarylacetoacetate hydrolase family protein, whose product MKLFRFGVPGQEKPGLILPDGRKIDASAFGEDYTEHFFASDGLKRLQTWASAQASTAPVVNDQVRLGSAIARPSKIICVGLNYKDHAAESKMAVPAEPILFFKATTSLCGPNDDLIIPKNSQKTDWEVELAVVIGKKATYVAESEAMEYVAGYVLHNDYSERAFQLERGGQWVKGKSCDTFAPVGPFLATKDEITDVHNLRLWLTVNGKTMQNGSTSNLIFNIPFLVSYISQFMTLLPGDIISTGTPAGVGLGFNPQIYLKAGDVVELGIDGLGSSKQQVKAYSGN is encoded by the coding sequence ATGAAACTATTCCGCTTCGGTGTACCCGGACAAGAAAAACCAGGTTTGATTTTACCTGATGGCAGAAAAATAGATGCTAGTGCTTTTGGAGAAGATTACACCGAGCATTTTTTTGCCTCCGATGGATTAAAACGGCTACAAACCTGGGCTTCTGCACAAGCCAGTACAGCCCCAGTCGTAAACGATCAGGTACGCTTAGGCTCGGCTATTGCCCGTCCCAGTAAAATTATTTGTGTAGGATTGAATTATAAAGACCATGCTGCAGAAAGCAAAATGGCGGTTCCGGCAGAACCCATTCTGTTTTTCAAAGCTACTACCTCTCTCTGTGGCCCCAACGATGATCTGATTATTCCGAAAAACAGCCAGAAAACCGATTGGGAAGTAGAACTGGCCGTAGTAATCGGGAAAAAAGCTACCTATGTAGCTGAATCGGAGGCAATGGAATATGTAGCCGGCTATGTATTACACAACGACTACAGCGAACGGGCTTTTCAGCTGGAACGGGGCGGACAGTGGGTGAAAGGAAAAAGTTGCGATACTTTTGCTCCGGTAGGGCCTTTTCTGGCTACCAAAGACGAAATTACAGATGTACACAACCTCCGGCTCTGGCTTACGGTGAATGGCAAAACCATGCAGAATGGCTCTACTTCCAACCTGATTTTCAACATTCCTTTTCTGGTAAGCTATATCAGCCAGTTTATGACTTTACTGCCTGGCGATATTATTTCTACTGGTACACCGGCAGGCGTAGGATTAGGGTTCAATCCGCAAATTTACCTCAAAGCCGGTGATGTAGTGGAATTAGGCATCGATGGACTTGGCTCTTCTAAACAGCAGGTGAAAGCATATTCTGGTAATTAA
- a CDS encoding fumarylacetoacetate hydrolase family protein: MKIYKVQSGILIEYNRQYYELTNQNWDHFINRDDLYEQVEAWIGKSQQLTEAAAQTKLANELLAPIGNQEVWASGVTYMRSKVARQEESKEAGGGDFYDKVYNAPRPELFFKATPHRVVGSGHGVNIRKDSTWNVPEPELTLVITSSGKIVGYTIGNDMSSRSIEGENPLYLPQAKTYDKSCGLGPCIFVSQKPLPRNSRIELIIMRNTKAVFKGEITLENLKRKEEELVEYLYRESSFPAGCFLLTGTGIVPDNDFTLLSGDQIHISIDHIGKLINSVN; encoded by the coding sequence ATGAAGATATACAAAGTACAAAGCGGAATTTTGATAGAATACAATCGTCAATATTATGAATTGACAAACCAGAACTGGGATCATTTTATTAACCGGGACGATTTATATGAACAGGTAGAAGCATGGATAGGGAAGTCACAACAGCTTACGGAAGCAGCAGCGCAAACTAAACTGGCCAATGAATTACTGGCTCCCATCGGAAATCAGGAAGTATGGGCATCCGGTGTAACTTATATGAGGAGTAAGGTAGCCCGTCAGGAAGAATCCAAAGAAGCCGGAGGAGGTGATTTCTATGATAAGGTATATAATGCCCCACGTCCGGAATTGTTTTTCAAAGCTACCCCTCACAGGGTGGTCGGTTCAGGGCATGGCGTAAATATCCGGAAAGATTCTACCTGGAATGTACCTGAACCAGAACTCACGCTGGTAATAACATCCAGTGGAAAAATTGTGGGATATACGATTGGCAATGACATGAGTTCGAGAAGTATTGAGGGCGAAAATCCTTTGTACTTGCCCCAGGCAAAAACCTATGATAAAAGTTGCGGCCTGGGCCCTTGCATTTTTGTAAGCCAGAAACCGCTACCCCGCAATTCCAGAATAGAATTGATCATTATGAGAAACACAAAAGCAGTTTTTAAAGGAGAAATTACCCTGGAAAATCTGAAACGGAAAGAAGAGGAACTAGTAGAGTATTTGTACAGGGAAAGCAGTTTCCCAGCAGGTTGTTTCCTGCTAACCGGCACCGGCATTGTACCAGACAATGATTTTACCTTGCTCAGTGGCGACCAGATTCATATCTCAATTGATCATATTGGTAAACTAATAAATTCAGTGAATTAA